The following are encoded in a window of Microbacterium sp. LWO13-1.2 genomic DNA:
- a CDS encoding neutral zinc metallopeptidase, with the protein MTFNPDADISGNTTRRRGRNAAIAGGGVGVLGIIALLVGPLLGVDLTGLLGGGATGGGTEPAGGSVIEDCKTGADANADVDCRMAGAQVALDEFWAENIEGYRAPQLTVVDGQTPTQCGTASNAVGPFYCPPEEGVYLDPTFFDLMRQQFGASAGNLAQLYIVGHEWGHHIQNITGYMEQYPNNGTGPGSNGVRMELQADCYAGAWIGQMTKQKDADGDPYLLEPTEAQLNDAINAAVTVGDDHIQEQSGFVNPESFTHGSSDQRQYWFANGYQNGLGVCDTFTVAEGDL; encoded by the coding sequence ATGACCTTCAACCCCGACGCCGACATCTCGGGCAACACCACGCGACGCCGCGGACGCAACGCGGCGATCGCCGGCGGTGGCGTGGGTGTCCTCGGCATCATCGCTCTCCTGGTCGGACCGCTCCTCGGTGTGGATCTCACCGGCCTTCTCGGTGGCGGCGCGACGGGCGGCGGTACGGAGCCTGCCGGCGGTTCAGTCATCGAGGACTGCAAGACCGGCGCTGACGCCAACGCGGATGTCGACTGCCGGATGGCAGGCGCGCAGGTCGCACTCGACGAGTTCTGGGCGGAGAACATCGAGGGCTATCGAGCCCCGCAGCTCACCGTCGTCGACGGGCAGACTCCGACGCAGTGCGGTACCGCATCCAACGCCGTCGGGCCGTTCTACTGCCCGCCCGAAGAAGGTGTGTACCTCGATCCGACGTTCTTCGATCTCATGCGGCAGCAGTTCGGAGCATCCGCCGGCAACCTCGCGCAGCTGTACATCGTCGGGCACGAGTGGGGTCACCACATCCAGAACATCACCGGCTACATGGAGCAGTACCCGAACAACGGCACCGGTCCCGGCAGCAACGGTGTGCGCATGGAGTTGCAGGCCGACTGCTACGCGGGCGCCTGGATCGGGCAGATGACCAAGCAGAAGGATGCCGACGGCGACCCGTATCTGCTGGAGCCCACCGAGGCGCAGTTGAACGACGCCATCAATGCGGCGGTCACGGTCGGTGACGACCACATCCAGGAGCAGTCCGGTTTCGTGAACCCGGAGAGCTTCACGCACGGCTCCAGCGATCAGCGCCAGTACTGGTTCGCGAACGGATACCAGAACGGCCTGGGCGTCTGCGACACCTTCACTGTCGCCGAGGGCGACCTGTAA
- a CDS encoding WXG100 family type VII secretion target — protein sequence MADFGASYSEMEQVASSLSQARDDIQGQLDTLKGQVDTLLGEDFKTQHASGKFGEGYGELTTGLKTAVDGINDMSESLLGMMRAIQDLDTQLAGG from the coding sequence ATGGCTGATTTCGGTGCATCTTATTCGGAGATGGAGCAGGTGGCGTCGTCGCTGTCGCAGGCTCGTGATGACATTCAGGGGCAGTTGGACACCCTGAAGGGTCAGGTCGACACCCTGCTGGGTGAGGACTTCAAGACGCAGCACGCTTCGGGCAAGTTCGGTGAGGGTTATGGCGAGCTGACCACGGGTCTGAAGACTGCGGTGGATGGCATCAACGACATGTCCGAGTCGCTGCTGGGCATGATGCGTGCGATCCAGGACCTGGACACGCAGCTCGCCGGCGGCTGA
- a CDS encoding aldehyde dehydrogenase family protein yields the protein MTSTTTSAPADLDDAERARLDQDVAALQTGTRTWSSLTVGQRATLLRAVRAGVAATAEDWATTAAASKGLDAKHPLRGEEWLSGPYSVLGALDAYIETLSRLAQGVNPLDGVRLDRAPGGRTRVHAFPLTGIDKFLLSGYTGEVWLEPGITPNAARAAAGLAQRTPTESGGVGLVLGAGNITSIPVLDVLYELLAHNRTALLKVNPTQDSLVPVYKRAFAALIEPGFLRIVRGGPAVGAHLTGHPDLIHVHITGSAATFDAIVWGQGAAAKRRRRENRPQLKKPITAELGGVSPIIVVPGEWTDADITFQAEHIATMRLQNSGHNCIAGQVVILSSDWAQADAFRAALRRAYANAPERPTWYPGSPSRMQSAADAYPDALVLGDRVLVEIENGQDAAPLEHTEYFAPVLGVVTVPGHGQDFLDAAVAHANNELQGTLGANLLIDPATEKALGSGFERAITALRYGSIAINGWTAFGFITPTLTWGAFPGSTIDDVGSGIGVVHNALLLDGVERSVVRGPFRPFPRSLPLLNGGGRLSILPKPPWFVSSRTGAVVSEGLTRFRVTGSVPGLVRTLLQALRA from the coding sequence ATGACTTCTACGACCACGTCCGCCCCTGCTGACCTCGACGACGCGGAGCGCGCACGTCTCGACCAGGACGTGGCCGCGCTCCAGACCGGCACCCGCACCTGGTCGAGCCTCACGGTCGGCCAGCGGGCAACGCTGCTTCGAGCGGTACGCGCCGGTGTGGCGGCGACCGCCGAGGACTGGGCGACGACAGCGGCGGCATCCAAGGGCCTTGACGCGAAGCATCCGCTGCGCGGCGAGGAGTGGCTCAGTGGCCCGTACAGCGTGCTCGGCGCGCTCGACGCCTACATCGAGACCCTCTCCCGTCTCGCCCAGGGCGTCAACCCGCTCGACGGCGTGCGACTCGACCGGGCACCGGGCGGCCGTACGCGCGTGCACGCGTTCCCCCTCACCGGGATCGACAAGTTCCTGCTCTCGGGGTACACCGGAGAAGTCTGGCTGGAGCCCGGCATCACCCCGAACGCCGCACGCGCCGCGGCCGGCCTCGCCCAGCGCACACCCACCGAGTCCGGGGGCGTCGGCCTGGTGCTCGGCGCCGGCAATATCACCTCCATCCCGGTGCTCGACGTGCTCTACGAGCTGCTCGCCCACAACCGCACCGCCCTCCTCAAGGTCAACCCGACGCAGGACTCGCTCGTGCCGGTGTACAAGCGCGCGTTCGCCGCTCTCATCGAGCCGGGGTTCCTCCGGATCGTCCGAGGCGGGCCGGCGGTCGGGGCGCACCTGACCGGCCACCCTGACCTGATCCACGTGCACATCACGGGGTCCGCGGCGACGTTCGATGCGATCGTGTGGGGCCAGGGCGCGGCGGCCAAGCGGCGCCGGCGCGAGAACCGTCCGCAACTGAAGAAGCCGATCACGGCTGAGCTGGGCGGTGTCTCGCCGATCATCGTCGTGCCAGGCGAATGGACCGATGCCGACATCACGTTCCAGGCGGAGCACATTGCGACGATGCGTCTGCAGAACAGCGGACACAACTGCATCGCCGGCCAGGTCGTGATCCTCTCATCCGACTGGGCGCAGGCCGATGCCTTCCGTGCCGCTCTGCGCCGCGCCTACGCGAACGCCCCGGAGCGGCCGACCTGGTACCCCGGCTCACCATCGCGGATGCAGTCGGCAGCGGATGCCTACCCCGATGCCCTCGTGCTCGGCGACCGCGTGCTCGTGGAGATCGAGAACGGTCAGGATGCCGCGCCCCTCGAGCACACCGAGTACTTCGCTCCGGTGCTCGGCGTCGTCACCGTACCGGGTCACGGCCAGGACTTCCTCGATGCGGCCGTCGCGCACGCGAACAACGAGTTGCAGGGCACGCTCGGCGCGAACCTGCTGATCGACCCGGCGACCGAGAAGGCTCTCGGCTCCGGCTTCGAGCGGGCGATCACCGCCCTCCGCTACGGATCGATCGCGATCAACGGCTGGACGGCGTTCGGCTTCATCACCCCGACCCTCACCTGGGGCGCTTTCCCCGGCAGCACGATCGACGATGTGGGCAGCGGGATCGGCGTGGTGCACAACGCGCTGCTGCTGGACGGTGTCGAACGTTCGGTCGTCCGCGGACCGTTCCGGCCGTTCCCGCGGTCACTCCCCCTGTTGAACGGCGGCGGGCGCCTGAGCATCCTGCCGAAGCCGCCGTGGTTCGTATCGTCTCGCACCGGCGCCGTGGTGAGCGAGGGCCTGACCCGCTTCCGCGTGACCGGCAGCGTCCCCGGACTCGTACGAACCCTGCTCCAGGCGCTTCGCGCCTGA
- a CDS encoding recombinase family protein, producing MSDSTELTTGNVHIDDPRTSPVHLPHAAAECPKCFTELQQNRNFWSARPDGSRLVGLVVAREGMPSVVQQRDDLTRFGVPIEGFRHPAPDILESWSERLGRLIATLKPGDVLVVANLNALGRDTDEGTRAVAELRRRGIMVKVLSHDSRHLADAGA from the coding sequence ATGAGCGATTCAACTGAGCTGACGACCGGGAACGTGCATATTGACGACCCGCGGACCAGTCCGGTACACCTGCCCCATGCTGCGGCCGAGTGCCCGAAGTGCTTCACCGAGTTGCAGCAGAACCGCAATTTCTGGTCGGCGCGACCCGATGGTTCACGTCTGGTCGGGCTCGTCGTCGCCCGCGAGGGGATGCCATCGGTCGTGCAGCAGCGCGATGACCTCACCCGCTTCGGCGTGCCCATCGAGGGCTTCCGCCACCCGGCGCCCGACATCCTGGAGAGCTGGAGTGAGCGGCTGGGCCGGCTCATCGCGACCTTGAAGCCCGGTGACGTTCTCGTGGTCGCCAACCTCAACGCGCTCGGCCGGGACACCGATGAGGGCACGCGCGCCGTGGCCGAGCTGCGCCGCCGCGGCATCATGGTGAAGGTTCTCAGCCACGACTCCCGGCACCTGGCCGACGCCGGCGCCTGA
- a CDS encoding malate dehydrogenase gives MTTTITITGAGGQIGYALLFRIAAGDMLGSDEKVRLRLLEIPQGLGAAEGAALELQDGAFGLLEHVEVTDDPAVGFDGCDLALLVGARPRGPGMERADLLAANAGIFGPQGEAIAANAASGVRVTVVGNPANTNALIAAASADGVPAERFTALTRLDENRAKAQLAQALGARVGSIGRVPIWGNHSATQFPDVSHATVDGRPVTEALAAIVGDVPAWLERTFIPRVAKRGAEIIEVRGSSSVASAASATIDHVRDWVHGTEDWTSAGVVSHGEYGVPEGLISSFPVRSVAGEWQVVEGLELSEWARARVDASVTELVEEREAVRALGML, from the coding sequence ATGACGACGACCATCACCATCACCGGCGCGGGCGGGCAGATCGGTTACGCGCTGCTGTTTCGAATCGCGGCCGGCGACATGCTCGGATCGGACGAGAAGGTGCGGCTGCGGTTGCTGGAGATCCCCCAGGGGCTCGGCGCCGCGGAGGGTGCGGCGCTCGAACTGCAGGACGGTGCGTTCGGCCTGCTCGAGCACGTCGAGGTGACGGATGACCCGGCCGTCGGGTTCGACGGCTGCGATCTCGCGTTGCTCGTCGGCGCCCGGCCACGAGGCCCTGGCATGGAGCGTGCCGACCTGCTCGCTGCGAACGCCGGGATCTTCGGCCCGCAAGGCGAGGCGATCGCCGCCAACGCGGCATCCGGGGTGCGGGTGACGGTCGTCGGCAACCCGGCGAACACGAACGCGCTGATCGCGGCAGCATCCGCTGACGGAGTTCCGGCCGAGCGCTTCACCGCACTCACCCGCCTCGACGAGAACCGCGCCAAGGCGCAGCTTGCGCAGGCCCTCGGGGCTCGCGTCGGGAGCATCGGTCGGGTGCCGATCTGGGGCAACCATTCGGCGACGCAGTTCCCTGACGTGTCGCACGCGACCGTCGACGGGCGACCGGTCACCGAGGCTCTGGCCGCGATCGTCGGCGATGTACCGGCGTGGTTGGAGAGGACCTTCATCCCCCGGGTGGCGAAGCGCGGCGCCGAGATCATCGAGGTGCGCGGTTCGTCATCGGTGGCGTCGGCCGCGAGCGCGACGATCGACCACGTGCGGGACTGGGTGCACGGCACCGAGGACTGGACCAGCGCCGGTGTCGTCTCGCACGGCGAGTACGGAGTTCCGGAGGGGCTGATCTCCTCGTTCCCGGTACGTTCCGTTGCGGGCGAGTGGCAGGTCGTCGAGGGGCTGGAGCTGAGTGAGTGGGCACGCGCGCGGGTCGACGCCTCCGTGACCGAACTGGTCGAGGAGCGCGAGGCCGTACGGGCGCTCGGGATGCTCTGA
- a CDS encoding WXG100 family type VII secretion target — protein sequence MADFGASYSEMEQVASSLSQARDDIQGQLDTLKGQVDTLLGEDFKTQHASGKFGEGYGELTTGLKTAVDGINDMSESLLGMMRAIQDLDTQLAGG from the coding sequence ATGGCTGATTTCGGTGCATCTTATTCGGAGATGGAGCAGGTGGCGTCGTCGCTGTCGCAGGCTCGTGATGACATTCAGGGGCAGTTGGACACCCTGAAGGGTCAGGTCGACACCCTGCTGGGTGAGGACTTCAAGACGCAGCACGCTTCGGGCAAGTTCGGTGAGGGTTATGGCGAGCTGACCACGGGTCTGAAGACCGCGGTGGACGGCATCAACGACATGTCCGAGTCGCTGCTCGGCATGATGCGTGCGATCCAGGACCTGGACACGCAGCTCGCCGGCGGCTGA
- the pip gene encoding prolyl aminopeptidase, translating into MMMNLDTLYPSIEPYDEGQLLVGDGHRIHWEVSGNPEGKPVVFLHGGPGSGTSPWQRRFFDPEKYRIVLFDQRGCGKSTPHAAEPGADLRFVTTAHLIADMELLRKNLGIEAWQVFGGSWGSSLALAYAQAHPDAVTGLVLRGIFTLRREELEWFYEGGAAALFPDLWEDFIAPIPILERSRMIEAYHRRLFDPDPAVHIPAAVAWTTWEASTVTMRPDPEHIAEMANPERAVAFARIENHFFVNRGWWSEGQLLAGIDAIRHIPAIIVQGRYDVCTPVMTAWDLHRAWPEAEFVIVEAGHSASEPAIQQALRDATDLLAL; encoded by the coding sequence ATGATGATGAACCTGGATACACTGTATCCATCGATCGAGCCGTACGATGAGGGGCAACTGCTCGTCGGTGACGGGCACCGCATCCATTGGGAGGTCAGCGGCAACCCCGAGGGCAAGCCCGTGGTCTTCCTGCACGGCGGACCGGGCAGTGGCACCTCGCCCTGGCAGCGCCGCTTCTTCGACCCGGAGAAGTACCGGATCGTGCTCTTCGATCAGCGCGGTTGCGGCAAGAGCACCCCGCACGCCGCCGAGCCCGGCGCGGACCTGCGCTTCGTCACCACGGCGCACCTGATCGCCGACATGGAGCTGCTGCGCAAGAACCTCGGGATCGAGGCCTGGCAGGTGTTCGGCGGCTCCTGGGGCAGCAGCCTCGCCCTGGCCTACGCGCAGGCGCATCCGGACGCCGTCACCGGCCTCGTGCTCCGGGGCATCTTCACGCTGCGCCGTGAAGAGCTCGAATGGTTCTACGAGGGCGGCGCGGCCGCGCTCTTCCCCGATCTGTGGGAGGACTTCATCGCACCGATCCCGATCCTCGAGCGCTCACGGATGATCGAGGCGTACCACCGTCGCCTCTTCGATCCGGATCCTGCGGTGCACATTCCCGCGGCGGTCGCCTGGACCACATGGGAGGCGTCGACCGTGACGATGCGTCCGGACCCGGAGCACATCGCCGAGATGGCGAATCCGGAGCGCGCGGTGGCGTTCGCCCGCATCGAGAACCACTTCTTCGTGAACCGCGGATGGTGGAGCGAGGGTCAGCTGCTCGCCGGCATCGATGCGATCCGCCATATCCCGGCGATCATCGTGCAGGGGCGGTACGACGTCTGCACCCCGGTGATGACGGCCTGGGATCTGCATCGTGCATGGCCGGAAGCGGAATTCGTCATCGTCGAGGCCGGGCACTCGGCATCCGAGCCCGCGATCCAGCAGGCGCTGCGCGACGCGACGGATCTGCTCGCCCTCTGA
- a CDS encoding FtsK/SpoIIIE domain-containing protein, producing MRVKLTLRRPAAPLTDIVVMADSTATVADVARQIAATDPLRSIPAGPADVLTLSVSPPTSDSPVMLTPDLLIGDAPIGSGFLAEVVNVGPNRAAVGSVGARPAALLSVVSGPAAGQEFPLPIGHFLIGRDASNNVTIADPLVSKRHARIEVAATFVELVDLNSANGILVDGGLVQRLRVIPGQKFVLGDGEFVVHMVSDFDGSADGDPVLERGGALMFNRSPRVEERFKGEDLDEPRYPREAPSRLFPWPMLVAPILLAVTMWAVTGRMLSLLMAAASPMMMFGNFISQKTNVGQRLGKEVETFEEQIERLEEKLYHAHPREREVRQNEVPAVAVVFDEAMRLGPLLWTRRPEHWNFLALRLGVCESESRTKIKRTETPEALAEYVERVNRLEERYKMIADVPILESLQSVGSIGVAGPTSLASDALRGVAVQLFGMHSPNELVTVALTEPGWANELDWLKWLPHTSSERNPFKDVALADSASTGAALLSGLEEIVLRRAREAKSQRPPYGDDWDPMVYGTDVKRAAEDATFPGQAAIVVIVTNDAPVDRARLTQILERGADVGVYGLFVAPVVEALPAACRTFIDVSGGLDHATVGTVRSGVAYRDAQVEGVSHAYMTMFAKRLAPVVDSSTVIEDASDIPNSVMFLSLVGADIAADPNAVIDRWRQNNTILDRSGAPQSRLKKAGNLRAIIGQSQTDAMTLDLRTQGPHALVGGTTGAGKSEFLQAWVLGMAAAHSPDRVTFLFVDYKGGSAFADCVDLPHTVGLVTDLSPHLVRRALTSLRAELHHREHLFNRKKAKDLLELEKRRDPETPPALVLVIDEFAALAGEVPEFVDGVVDVAQRGRSLGIHLIMATQRPAGVIKDNLRANTNLRVALRMADESDSKDVVDDPVAASFPPSIPGRGIAKTGPGRLVSFQSAYAGGWTTDEVQAAEVKVAELRFGSIQTWEADQAPESDSHDEDLGPNDQKRIVASLVKAAAAAGIPAPRRPWLDDLERAVDIRDLPVLGDSQILLGKMDVPQRQLQEPAYFHPDKDGSLLVYGTSGSGKSTVLRTLAIASGFHAGTSNAEVYGIDFGSGSLRSLEVLPHVGSIIAGDDAERVQRILRSLARVLDDRGKRFSAANAASLTEYREITGKAESRILLLIDGFPQFRSEWESTTARMPFYQTFMRILGEGRPLGVHVVASADRSGSVPTAVSANVSRRVVLRLADESSYAMLNAPKDVLDERSAPGRAIVDGLETQIATLGGTPNVAEQTKLLDKLAADLRAAGAREVAEIGALPTRLSARDLPDRIGEFPVLGVAEDTLAPREFDPVGTFVVAGPPLSGKTNALKAIIGSMRRFDPEIKLFHFGGRRAQLKGYADWTRSAVTPEDAKELAKEIAEIAADETLPVRMLIVVEDVPQFADGPAEREMKALFQAVNRSDHLLIGDADVTQVTSGFGFIGDFKAGRKGIIIKPDAFDGDAVFKVPFPKVKRTDFPDGRGIFVQAGRQVTVQLPLVDGDRLV from the coding sequence ATGAGAGTCAAGCTGACACTGCGGCGCCCTGCGGCTCCCCTGACGGACATCGTCGTGATGGCCGACTCCACGGCGACCGTGGCCGACGTCGCGCGGCAGATCGCCGCCACGGATCCGCTGCGCAGCATCCCAGCGGGCCCTGCCGACGTGCTGACGTTGTCGGTCTCGCCGCCGACCAGTGACAGCCCGGTGATGCTCACGCCGGATCTCCTCATCGGTGATGCGCCGATCGGGTCGGGATTCCTCGCCGAGGTCGTCAACGTCGGTCCGAACCGGGCGGCGGTGGGAAGCGTCGGAGCGCGCCCGGCCGCGCTGCTCTCGGTGGTCTCCGGGCCGGCGGCAGGGCAGGAGTTCCCCCTTCCCATCGGGCACTTCCTGATCGGTCGGGATGCCTCCAACAACGTCACCATCGCCGATCCGCTGGTGTCCAAGCGGCATGCGCGAATCGAAGTCGCAGCGACCTTCGTCGAACTCGTCGACCTGAACTCCGCGAACGGCATCCTCGTCGACGGCGGCCTCGTGCAGCGTCTGCGGGTCATCCCCGGCCAGAAGTTCGTGCTCGGAGACGGCGAGTTCGTCGTGCACATGGTCAGCGATTTCGACGGCTCGGCCGACGGCGACCCGGTGCTGGAGCGCGGCGGCGCCCTCATGTTCAACCGCAGCCCGCGGGTCGAGGAGCGATTCAAGGGCGAGGATCTCGACGAGCCGCGATACCCGCGCGAGGCGCCGTCACGACTGTTCCCGTGGCCGATGCTCGTTGCCCCGATCCTGCTCGCCGTGACGATGTGGGCGGTCACCGGCCGCATGCTCTCACTGCTCATGGCGGCGGCGTCGCCGATGATGATGTTCGGAAACTTCATCTCCCAGAAGACCAACGTCGGTCAGCGTCTGGGCAAGGAGGTCGAGACCTTCGAGGAGCAGATCGAGCGGCTCGAGGAGAAGCTCTACCACGCGCATCCCCGCGAACGCGAGGTGCGCCAGAACGAGGTGCCTGCCGTCGCGGTCGTCTTCGACGAGGCCATGCGCCTGGGGCCGCTGCTGTGGACGCGCCGACCGGAGCATTGGAACTTCCTCGCCCTGCGGCTGGGCGTGTGCGAGAGCGAATCGCGCACCAAGATCAAGCGCACCGAGACGCCGGAGGCGCTCGCCGAGTACGTCGAACGCGTGAACCGCCTCGAAGAGCGCTACAAGATGATCGCCGATGTGCCGATCCTCGAGTCGCTGCAGAGCGTCGGATCGATCGGTGTCGCCGGACCCACGTCTCTCGCGAGCGACGCACTGCGAGGCGTCGCCGTGCAGCTCTTCGGCATGCACTCGCCCAATGAGCTCGTCACGGTCGCCCTTACCGAGCCGGGCTGGGCGAATGAGCTCGACTGGCTCAAGTGGCTGCCGCACACCTCCAGCGAGCGGAACCCGTTCAAGGATGTGGCGCTGGCCGACTCGGCATCCACGGGGGCCGCCCTGCTCAGCGGGCTGGAGGAGATCGTGCTGCGCCGTGCCCGCGAGGCGAAGTCGCAGCGCCCGCCCTACGGCGACGACTGGGATCCGATGGTCTACGGCACCGACGTCAAGCGCGCTGCAGAGGACGCGACGTTCCCCGGCCAGGCGGCGATCGTCGTCATCGTCACGAACGACGCACCCGTCGACCGTGCCCGGCTCACGCAGATCCTCGAGCGGGGTGCCGATGTCGGCGTCTACGGGCTCTTCGTGGCGCCCGTCGTCGAGGCGCTGCCCGCCGCCTGCCGCACATTCATCGACGTGAGCGGCGGTCTCGACCACGCCACCGTCGGAACGGTCCGCAGTGGCGTCGCGTATCGCGACGCGCAGGTCGAGGGCGTCTCGCACGCGTACATGACCATGTTCGCCAAGCGGCTCGCACCCGTGGTGGATTCCAGCACGGTCATCGAGGATGCTTCGGACATCCCCAACTCGGTCATGTTCCTCTCCCTCGTCGGCGCCGACATCGCGGCGGACCCGAATGCCGTGATCGACCGGTGGCGGCAGAACAACACGATCCTCGATCGCTCCGGTGCCCCGCAGTCCCGTCTGAAGAAGGCCGGAAACCTGCGCGCGATCATCGGACAGTCCCAGACCGACGCGATGACCCTCGACCTGCGGACGCAGGGCCCGCACGCCCTCGTCGGCGGCACGACCGGTGCCGGAAAGAGCGAGTTCCTGCAGGCCTGGGTGCTCGGTATGGCCGCCGCGCACAGCCCCGATCGCGTCACCTTCCTCTTCGTCGACTACAAGGGCGGCTCGGCGTTCGCCGACTGCGTCGACCTGCCCCACACGGTCGGTCTCGTCACCGACCTCAGCCCGCACCTGGTGCGTCGAGCACTGACCAGCCTGCGAGCCGAGCTGCACCATCGCGAACACCTGTTTAACCGCAAGAAGGCCAAGGATCTCCTCGAGCTCGAGAAGCGCCGCGACCCGGAGACGCCGCCCGCGCTCGTTCTCGTCATCGACGAGTTCGCCGCGCTCGCCGGCGAAGTCCCCGAGTTCGTCGACGGCGTCGTCGACGTCGCCCAGCGAGGCCGATCACTCGGCATCCACCTGATCATGGCGACCCAGCGACCCGCCGGCGTCATCAAGGACAACCTGCGAGCGAACACCAACCTGCGCGTCGCGCTGCGCATGGCCGACGAGTCGGATTCGAAGGACGTCGTCGACGATCCGGTAGCCGCCAGCTTCCCACCCTCGATCCCCGGCCGAGGTATCGCCAAGACCGGCCCCGGTCGTCTCGTGTCGTTCCAGTCGGCTTATGCCGGTGGATGGACGACCGACGAGGTGCAGGCGGCAGAGGTCAAGGTGGCCGAACTCCGCTTCGGGTCGATCCAGACCTGGGAGGCCGACCAGGCGCCGGAGTCGGACTCGCACGACGAGGACCTCGGGCCGAACGACCAGAAGCGCATCGTCGCCAGCCTGGTGAAGGCTGCGGCGGCAGCCGGCATCCCGGCGCCTCGCAGGCCGTGGCTCGACGACCTCGAGCGCGCGGTCGACATCCGCGACCTGCCGGTGCTCGGTGACAGCCAGATCCTTCTCGGCAAGATGGACGTTCCGCAGCGTCAGTTGCAGGAGCCCGCCTACTTCCACCCTGACAAGGACGGCTCGCTGCTCGTCTACGGCACCAGCGGGTCGGGAAAATCGACCGTGCTGCGCACGCTGGCGATCGCCTCCGGCTTCCACGCCGGAACGTCCAATGCCGAGGTGTACGGAATCGACTTCGGATCCGGGTCGCTGCGGAGCCTCGAGGTGCTGCCGCACGTCGGATCGATCATCGCCGGTGATGACGCCGAGCGCGTCCAGCGCATCCTGCGTTCCCTCGCTCGCGTGCTCGATGACCGCGGGAAGCGGTTCAGCGCGGCGAACGCGGCCAGCCTCACGGAGTATCGCGAGATCACCGGCAAGGCCGAGTCGCGCATCCTGCTGCTCATCGACGGCTTCCCGCAGTTCCGCAGCGAGTGGGAGTCGACGACGGCGCGGATGCCGTTCTATCAGACGTTCATGCGGATCCTCGGCGAGGGGCGCCCGCTCGGAGTGCACGTCGTCGCGAGCGCCGACCGGTCCGGCTCGGTTCCGACCGCGGTGAGCGCAAACGTCTCACGACGTGTGGTGCTGCGTCTGGCCGACGAATCCAGCTACGCGATGCTGAACGCACCGAAGGACGTCCTCGACGAGCGCTCCGCCCCTGGCCGCGCGATCGTCGACGGTCTGGAGACGCAGATCGCCACGCTCGGCGGCACGCCGAACGTCGCTGAGCAGACGAAGCTGCTGGACAAGCTGGCCGCCGACCTGCGCGCGGCCGGCGCCCGCGAGGTGGCCGAGATCGGCGCGCTGCCGACGCGGCTGTCCGCGCGGGACCTGCCGGATCGGATCGGCGAATTCCCGGTTCTCGGTGTCGCCGAGGACACGCTCGCGCCTCGGGAGTTCGACCCCGTCGGCACCTTCGTGGTCGCCGGTCCGCCGCTGTCGGGCAAGACGAACGCGCTCAAGGCGATCATCGGATCGATGCGTCGTTTCGACCCCGAGATCAAGCTCTTCCACTTCGGCGGCCGTCGCGCACAACTCAAGGGCTACGCCGACTGGACCCGCAGCGCGGTCACGCCGGAGGATGCGAAGGAGCTCGCCAAGGAGATCGCCGAGATCGCCGCCGACGAGACGCTGCCGGTGCGGATGCTCATCGTCGTCGAGGATGTGCCGCAGTTCGCTGACGGACCAGCGGAGCGCGAGATGAAGGCTCTGTTCCAGGCGGTCAACCGCAGCGACCACCTGCTGATCGGCGACGCGGATGTGACCCAGGTCACGAGCGGGTTCGGCTTCATCGGCGACTTCAAGGCCGGTCGCAAGGGCATCATCATCAAGCCGGATGCGTTCGACGGCGACGCCGTGTTCAAGGTGCCGTTCCCGAAGGTCAAGCGCACCGACTTCCCGGACGGCCGAGGCATCTTCGTGCAGGCCGGCCGGCAGGTCACGGTGCAGCTGCCCCTAGTGGACGGGGATCGACTCGTCTGA